The Megalobrama amblycephala isolate DHTTF-2021 linkage group LG7, ASM1881202v1, whole genome shotgun sequence genome window below encodes:
- the LOC125272283 gene encoding serine/threonine-protein kinase SIK2-like — translation MVILSEEKAARQSGRPLQVGFYEIIKTLGKGNFAVVKLARHKVTQTEVAIKIIDKTRLDESDLEKINREVQIMKLLKHPYIIKLYQVMETKDMLYIVTEYAKNGEMFDYLTSIGHLSEAEARSKFWQLLDAVEYCHKHHIVHRDLKAENLLLDSNMNIKLADFGFGNFYLPGKSLSTWCGSPPYAAPEVFEGKEYEGPPLDIWSLGVLLYVLVCGTLPFDGTTLLALRRRVTDGRFRVPFFMSQDCESLIRRMLAVDPAKRFSVAQIKQHSWMQADPSAICHSSFPFSCLETHLQQGTYNEAVLSIMQTVGIDRKRTIESLQNSSFNHFSAIYCLLLERVMKRQALQQNKLGTEWLKVPGQNPSAVLPLEDDLSTLEYTCSASATCQLETTGYQESQPGDLKKEEEDNQPTINPSVGSRKSQRHTPSDASQNFSCLPSIVIDHVDGATSNCCLRSSSSASTSSSFTALCTPLEMGTGTNGRMTQGLYPCSQILVGNSSTHSSTLGHQSCLPLPSFQEGRRSSDTSLIQGVKAFPTHLRKNVCIKGQSWNKLEGPVRHMWILDDSPQSGSTLASPPCSRVKLHNGVQENVLENKRMVPFPWHQSQQQLLPVASTSYVQLKKKTGLDSQRFFTPPLPPQHQRNPISHSACSQNPRHSQFSLSSSSSIVEPAAKLLETRLQISSQSQSLPQDHPQ, via the exons ATGGTGATTTTGTCGGAGGAAAAGGCAGCGAGGCAGTCCGGGAGACCACTGCAAGTGGGTTTCTACGAGATCATCAAGACATTAGGCAAAGGAAACTTTGCTGTGGTAAAACTAGCTAGACACAAAGTCACCCAAACAGAG GTTGCCATTAAAATCATTGATAAAACTCGACTGGATGAATCTGATTTAGAGAAGATTAACCGGGAGGTTCAGATTATGAAGCTTTTGAAGCACCCATACATAATCAAGCTTTACCAG GTTATGGAGACCAAAGACATGCTGTATATTGTGACAGAGTATGCAAAAAATGGAGAGATGTTTG ATTATCTTACCTCAATTGGTCATCTAAGTGAAGCAGAAGCTCGTAGTAAGTTCTGGCAACTCCTTGATGCTGTAGAATATTGTCACAAGCATCACATTGTACACAGAGACCTGAAAGCAGAAAATTTACTCCTGGACAGTAACATGAATATAAAACTGGcag ACTTTGGTTTTGGGAACTTCTATCTGCCTGGTAAATCTTTGTCTACCTGGTGTGGGAGTCCTCCCTATGCCGCCCCAGAAGTCTTTGAGGGGAAGGAATATGAGGGACCACCCTTGGATATCTGG AGTCTGGGAGTATTGTTGTATGTATTGGTTTGTGGCACACTACCTTTTGATGGCACCACTCTCCTTGCCTTAAGAAGAAGAGTCACTGATGGACGCTTCAGAGTGCCCTTCTTCATGTCACAGG ACTGTGAAAGCCTTATACGGAGGATGTTGGCTGTTGACCCTGCCAAGAGATTCAGTGTGGCTCAAATCAAACAGCATAGTTGGATGCAGGCTGATCCCTCTGCTATCTGCCATTCCTCTTTTCCCTTTTCCTGCCTTGAGACTCATCTCCAACAAGGGACTTACAATGAAGCAGTTCTGAGTATTATGCAGACAGTGGGCATTGACAGGAAGAGAACAATAGAG TCTCTTCAGAACAGTAGCTTCAACCACTTTTCTGCTATCTACTGCCTGCTGTTAGAAAGAGTGATGAAGCGTCAAGCACTGCAACAAAACAAACTGGGAACTGAGTGGCTGAAAGTACCGGGGCAGAATCCTTCAGCAGTGTTGCCTCTGGAGGATGATCTTAGCACACTGGAGTACACATGCTCAGCTTCTGCTACCTGCCAGCTAGAGACTACAGGATATCAAGAGTCACAGCCTGGGGATCTaaaaaaggaggaggaggacaATCAACCCACGATCAATCCTTCTGTGGGGTCCAGAAAGTCACAGAGACACACTCCCTCAGATGCCTCACAGAACTTTTCCTGCTTACCAA GTATAGTCATAGATCATGTAGATGGGGCCACCTCAAACTGCTGCCTCAGGTCCTCTTCCTCTGCTTCTACTAGTTCTTCTTTCACCGCCCTCTGCACCCCATTAGAGATGGGCACTGGCACCAATGGCCGCATGACTCAGGGATTATATCCATGTTCACAGATATTAGTAGGGAATTCCAGCACTCACTCATCCACCCTTGGGCACCAGAGTTGTCTGCCCTTACCCAGCTTTCAGGAGGGAAGGAGATCTTCAGATACCTCTCTTATACAAG GTGTGAAGGCTTTCCCAACACAtttgagaaagaatgtctgtaTTAAGGGCCAGAGTTGGAATAAACTTGAGGGGCCTGTACGACACATGTGGATCCTAGATGACAGTCCCCAAAGCGGTAGTACATTGGCAAGCCCTCCATGCTCTCGAGTGAAGCTCCACAATGGTGTCCAGGAGaatgttttagaaaataaaag GATGGTTCCCTTTCCCTGGCATCAGAGCCAGCAGCAGCTTCTCCCAGTGGCCTCTACTTCTTAtgttcaactgaaaaaaaaaacaggcctAGATTCACAGAGATTTTTCACTCCACCTCTTCCCCCACAGCATCAGAGAAATCCCATCAGTCACTCTGCCTGCTCGCAGAACCCTCGGCATTCTCAATTttctctctcctcttcttcctccATTGTAGAACCAGCCGCAAAGCTTCTAGAGACTCGACTGCAGATTAGTTCACAATCTCAGTCTCTGCCTCAGGATCACCCTCAGTGA